In Mycobacterium sp. JS623, one genomic interval encodes:
- a CDS encoding LuxR C-terminal-related transcriptional regulator, translating into MVAPLFMAPSTQAPTLDRRVAAVVSAASDVLELTPADLAPADAEPRLTDLARRIAEHNALAEPCDESVATGELLISILRLRCEQLDHDLSRKVRSLSEIRNALRSLRGLPPDEMITAAPMVLSRELAFARTMISTVRGSLWVPQYLHIAEREEVDPNSQPFRRYVEGAHIQLADAPLETDLVRKRCGAFVPKPQDDKRTFKELVEVSGCFGYIAAPITVQGRAIGILHADRPEPAGVVTKEHLEQLEAFAECLAVAFESAVLEEKATQQRREVDSLCGNVDELLSRTGRSSLWSMAGTMTAPRHHASLRRDHPASISLTAREREIMSHVATGATNGQIARCLVISEGTVKSHLKHIAKKLNTSSRAAAVAVYAGIAAGTDSR; encoded by the coding sequence ATGGTGGCTCCGTTGTTCATGGCGCCCAGCACGCAGGCGCCGACGTTGGATAGGCGTGTCGCGGCGGTCGTGTCGGCGGCCAGCGATGTTCTGGAGCTAACGCCCGCCGACTTGGCGCCGGCCGACGCCGAACCCCGGTTGACTGATCTGGCGCGGCGTATCGCCGAGCACAACGCGTTAGCCGAACCTTGCGACGAGTCGGTGGCAACCGGCGAACTGTTGATCTCGATCCTGAGATTGCGTTGCGAGCAGCTCGATCACGATCTGTCCCGAAAGGTCAGATCGCTGTCGGAGATTCGGAACGCTCTACGCAGTCTGCGGGGACTACCTCCCGACGAAATGATCACTGCCGCACCGATGGTCTTGAGTCGAGAGTTGGCGTTCGCGCGGACCATGATCTCCACCGTGCGAGGCTCGCTGTGGGTGCCCCAATACCTGCATATCGCAGAACGCGAAGAGGTCGATCCCAACTCGCAGCCGTTCCGTAGGTATGTCGAAGGTGCGCACATCCAGTTGGCCGACGCTCCGCTGGAGACAGATCTCGTGCGCAAGAGATGCGGCGCGTTCGTACCCAAGCCGCAGGACGACAAGCGTACCTTCAAGGAGCTCGTCGAGGTTTCCGGCTGTTTCGGGTACATTGCCGCCCCGATCACCGTGCAGGGCAGAGCAATTGGCATCCTGCACGCCGACCGTCCCGAGCCCGCCGGTGTCGTGACGAAGGAGCACCTTGAACAGCTGGAGGCCTTCGCTGAGTGTCTGGCGGTGGCGTTCGAGAGCGCGGTGCTAGAAGAAAAGGCCACCCAACAGCGCCGGGAAGTCGACAGCCTCTGTGGCAACGTCGACGAATTGCTGAGCAGGACGGGCCGATCGTCGTTGTGGTCAATGGCCGGCACTATGACCGCCCCGCGGCACCATGCTTCCCTGCGCCGCGACCATCCCGCGTCGATATCGTTGACCGCCCGGGAACGCGAAATCATGTCCCATGTGGCGACCGGGGCCACCAATGGGCAGATCGCCCGGTGCCTGGTGATTTCGGAGGGGACCGTGAAGTCGCATCTGAAACACATTGCAAAGAAACTCAATACGTCGAGTAGAGCAGCGGCGGTGGCGGTCTATGCCGGCATCGCCGCGGGGACGGACTCACGGTGA
- a CDS encoding quinone oxidoreductase family protein, whose translation MHAAIMHEFGAAEVLRPGEFPDPAARPGWVTVALQASALNWHDVLVRQGRYRSPLPHIIGADGAGVRTDTGEHVVVLPSLNWGDREESPGENWEILGDHTPGTYAELVSVPADCVAPKPPGLSWAEAAALPLVGLTTYRALFVRGRLRSGESMLVIGAGGGIATMAVNLAVAAGASITVTSSSAETIERAVSAGARGGMLHSDPDWPEHARAMSPGGAGFDLVLDPVGRWEESLGALRAGGRLVVLGANVAQTAEMDIRSFYFGQFDLLGTTMGSSKDFTSLLTMIDSREVRAPVIDREFPLDRAAEAHEYLENERTFGKCVLTHD comes from the coding sequence GTGCACGCAGCGATAATGCATGAGTTCGGGGCCGCCGAGGTGTTGCGCCCTGGCGAGTTCCCCGACCCGGCCGCGCGGCCGGGCTGGGTGACGGTGGCGCTGCAGGCCAGCGCGCTGAACTGGCATGACGTGCTTGTGAGGCAGGGCCGCTACCGCTCGCCCTTGCCGCACATCATCGGCGCCGACGGCGCTGGCGTGCGCACCGACACTGGCGAGCACGTCGTGGTGCTGCCGTCGCTGAACTGGGGCGACCGCGAGGAATCGCCTGGCGAGAATTGGGAGATCCTGGGCGATCACACCCCGGGAACCTACGCCGAGCTGGTCAGCGTGCCGGCCGACTGTGTCGCCCCGAAGCCCCCCGGCCTGAGCTGGGCCGAAGCGGCGGCGCTGCCGCTGGTGGGACTAACCACCTACCGCGCGCTGTTCGTCCGCGGGCGGCTCCGTTCGGGCGAGTCGATGCTGGTGATCGGTGCCGGAGGAGGCATTGCGACGATGGCGGTCAACCTCGCGGTCGCTGCGGGGGCATCCATAACGGTCACCTCCTCGTCGGCCGAGACGATCGAGCGCGCAGTGTCGGCCGGCGCGCGCGGTGGGATGCTGCACAGCGACCCGGATTGGCCCGAGCATGCGCGCGCCATGTCACCTGGCGGTGCCGGATTCGACCTGGTGCTAGACCCCGTGGGCCGCTGGGAGGAATCCTTGGGAGCGCTGCGTGCGGGTGGGCGGCTGGTGGTGCTGGGCGCCAACGTCGCCCAAACCGCCGAGATGGACATCCGCAGCTTCTACTTCGGCCAGTTCGATCTGCTCGGAACGACCATGGGCAGCAGCAAAGACTTCACCAGTCTGCTGACCATGATCGACAGTCGTGAGGTGCGTGCGCCCGTGATCGATCGCGAGTTCCCGTTGGACCGAGCGGCCGAGGCGCACGAATACCTGGAAAACGAAAGGACTTTCGGAAAATGCGTGCTGACGCACGACTAG
- a CDS encoding enoyl-CoA hydratase/isomerase family protein, with translation MTETAELVTYRVEPAETGADGRVAYLTLNDPQRRNALSDALLDQLGALLNRAACDSAVRVIVLTSSHPRVFSSGGNLDAFADERATIVKYEGLARFSTLYRTLTSIGKPIVCAANGDVLAGALGIALACDLVIAKESIRLGCPEINVGAFPFMISALIFRATGRLVANELMMTGRLLSAPEAAAAGLVNKVVPDAEFDDAVRAWVADIAGKSPLLMGMGKRALAASRDLPLDSALDYLQAQLALAFTTDDLTEGVRAFKERRPPQWRNT, from the coding sequence GTGACCGAGACGGCGGAGCTAGTAACCTACCGCGTCGAGCCCGCAGAAACCGGTGCCGACGGCCGGGTCGCCTACCTGACACTGAACGACCCACAACGACGCAACGCGTTGTCTGACGCCCTGCTGGATCAGCTAGGCGCGCTATTGAATCGCGCAGCGTGCGATTCCGCGGTCCGGGTCATCGTGCTCACCTCCTCGCACCCGCGTGTTTTCTCCTCCGGGGGCAACCTCGACGCGTTTGCCGACGAACGGGCCACGATCGTCAAATACGAAGGGCTGGCACGCTTCTCCACCCTCTACCGCACCCTGACCAGCATCGGCAAACCGATCGTATGCGCAGCCAACGGCGATGTGCTGGCCGGAGCGCTGGGCATTGCCCTGGCGTGCGACCTCGTCATCGCCAAGGAGTCGATCCGGCTGGGCTGTCCCGAAATCAACGTCGGCGCCTTCCCGTTCATGATTTCGGCGTTGATCTTTCGCGCCACGGGCCGGCTTGTCGCCAATGAACTGATGATGACCGGCCGGCTGCTCAGCGCCCCCGAGGCGGCCGCGGCCGGGCTGGTCAACAAGGTGGTGCCCGACGCCGAATTCGACGACGCCGTACGCGCCTGGGTGGCCGACATCGCCGGCAAGTCACCGTTATTGATGGGAATGGGCAAGCGTGCATTGGCCGCGAGCAGGGACCTGCCGCTGGATTCTGCGCTGGACTACCTTCAGGCCCAGCTCGCGCTTGCCTTCACCACTGACGACCTGACCGAAGGCGTGCGAGCCTTCAAAGAGAGGCGCCCCCCGCAGTGGCGCAACACGTGA
- a CDS encoding AMP-binding protein, translating into MKPSPYTDRYSPQQVEDYYRTGQWSAENFHDLLALRAQENPDKVFATDGTRSLTFGELFDAGQRLAVGLHRQGLRRGDAAAVQLPNWVEFIQVLAALSRLGVIMVPIMPIYRHEDVGYVLSNAGIRTVFTPAHFSKFGYLDMYLDLRREHPDLTIVVARPDSVAQAVVDADDAVFALQDLEADTDDDSARRELNDPPSPDDPFVIVYTSGTTSRPKGCVHTFNTYCAGARALVGPFGYTDSDVQFGPSPIAHTTGLVTSVLVPMLTGAATHVMAKWDPARGIEEISRFGCTAAVTAPTFLQTLLSEYDTARHDLSSLRLWTCAGAPIPAAVVERAGATLPNIKVLSLYGRSENLVTTTCSVDDDVTRALTSDGTPVPGAEVKIVDDSGSEVPRGAEGDIAYRGPAHMIEYLDNAEETAALFTPDGFSKSGDLGRMTDDGYVRVTGRTKDIVIRGGMNISVREIEDHLAHHPALRAYSVVGMPDERLGEKVCCFVVTASGHDAPTVEELREFLLEKGMPIQKTPERVVAVPALPMTATGKVLKHELRKDIERRLHEEAAQARQVASAN; encoded by the coding sequence ATGAAGCCCAGCCCGTACACCGACCGCTACAGTCCACAACAAGTCGAGGACTACTACCGCACGGGCCAGTGGTCCGCGGAGAATTTCCATGACCTGCTGGCCCTGCGGGCGCAGGAAAACCCCGACAAGGTCTTCGCGACGGACGGCACACGGTCGCTGACATTCGGGGAACTCTTCGACGCCGGTCAGCGCCTGGCCGTCGGTCTGCACCGCCAGGGCTTGCGACGCGGCGACGCCGCCGCCGTGCAGTTGCCCAACTGGGTCGAGTTCATCCAGGTGCTGGCCGCGCTGTCACGACTGGGCGTCATCATGGTCCCGATCATGCCGATCTACCGGCACGAGGACGTGGGCTACGTGCTGTCCAACGCTGGGATACGGACGGTGTTCACGCCGGCGCACTTCAGCAAATTCGGCTATCTGGACATGTATCTGGATCTGCGCCGAGAGCACCCGGACCTGACCATCGTCGTCGCCCGTCCCGACAGCGTCGCCCAGGCCGTGGTCGACGCCGACGACGCCGTGTTCGCTCTGCAGGACCTTGAGGCCGACACCGACGACGACAGCGCCCGACGCGAACTGAACGACCCGCCCAGTCCTGACGACCCGTTCGTCATCGTGTACACCTCCGGAACCACCTCGCGCCCAAAGGGCTGTGTGCACACGTTCAACACCTACTGTGCAGGCGCGCGCGCCCTGGTGGGGCCATTCGGCTACACCGACTCCGACGTTCAATTCGGGCCCTCACCCATCGCCCACACCACCGGGCTTGTCACCAGCGTGTTGGTGCCCATGCTCACCGGAGCGGCGACCCACGTTATGGCCAAGTGGGATCCGGCCCGCGGCATCGAGGAGATTTCCCGCTTCGGCTGCACCGCGGCCGTGACGGCCCCGACGTTTCTGCAGACCCTGTTGTCGGAATACGACACGGCACGCCACGATCTGTCATCGCTGCGACTGTGGACGTGCGCAGGCGCCCCGATTCCCGCCGCGGTCGTGGAGCGGGCCGGCGCAACGCTTCCCAACATCAAGGTGCTCAGCCTCTACGGCCGCAGCGAAAACCTGGTCACCACTACCTGTTCAGTAGACGACGACGTAACACGCGCCTTGACCTCCGACGGCACGCCGGTGCCGGGTGCCGAAGTCAAGATCGTCGACGACAGCGGTAGCGAGGTACCTCGCGGCGCCGAGGGCGACATCGCTTACCGCGGGCCCGCCCACATGATCGAATACCTCGACAACGCCGAGGAAACCGCGGCGTTGTTCACCCCGGACGGCTTCTCCAAGTCCGGCGATCTCGGCAGGATGACCGACGACGGATACGTGCGGGTAACCGGCCGGACAAAGGACATCGTCATCCGCGGCGGCATGAACATCAGCGTTCGCGAAATCGAGGACCATCTGGCCCACCATCCCGCACTGCGGGCCTACTCGGTGGTCGGCATGCCCGACGAGCGCCTCGGCGAGAAAGTGTGCTGCTTCGTGGTCACCGCTTCAGGACATGACGCCCCCACTGTCGAGGAACTGCGCGAGTTCCTGCTCGAGAAGGGCATGCCGATCCAAAAAACACCAGAACGTGTTGTGGCCGTGCCCGCCCTGCCGATGACGGCGACCGGCAAGGTACTCAAACATGAGCTGCGCAAAGACATCGAACGGCGCCTCCACGAGGAAGCCGCACAGGCCAGACAAGTTGCGAGTGCCAACTGA
- a CDS encoding acyl-CoA dehydrogenase family protein, protein MDLKDSPAEAEFRAKARAWLQDTVPQLGGPEPARLEDKLDYWRNWQRLLFDAGYAGLSWPTEYGGGGADAKLRAIFNEELDRAGAPERLNIIGEDFAGPTIIQFGTPEQQQRYLRPILTGDELWCQLFSEPEAGSDLASLRTSATKVDGGWRIQGQKIWTSRAQLAAHAILLARTGGGERHRGITYFLLPMDAAGVEVRPLSHMLGEAEFNEVFLDDVFVPDEGVLGEVDDGWKVAMGTLAFERVAIATGRVNTTGAVNDLIEEIANRTTEQGSPLGADPLVRQRIADLYGRALVHYLIGQRVITGAAGDGPPGPVTSIGKLFFCPLVEDIADFGLELDEMGGQFALAEKGSADPSSANTARWLRLAYQARGTAIAGGSTFIQRNIVAERILGMPKS, encoded by the coding sequence ATGGACCTCAAAGACAGCCCCGCCGAGGCTGAATTCCGAGCCAAAGCACGCGCCTGGCTGCAGGACACGGTGCCGCAGCTGGGCGGGCCCGAACCCGCGCGCCTGGAGGACAAGCTCGACTACTGGCGCAACTGGCAGCGGCTTCTGTTCGACGCCGGCTATGCAGGCCTGTCCTGGCCGACGGAATACGGTGGCGGAGGCGCGGACGCCAAACTGCGCGCGATCTTCAATGAGGAACTCGATCGGGCCGGCGCACCCGAACGGCTCAACATCATCGGCGAGGACTTCGCAGGACCGACGATCATCCAGTTCGGCACCCCCGAGCAGCAGCAGCGCTACCTGCGACCCATCCTCACCGGCGACGAGCTGTGGTGTCAGCTGTTCTCCGAACCCGAGGCGGGCTCCGACCTGGCCTCCTTGCGAACCTCGGCCACCAAGGTGGACGGCGGGTGGCGCATCCAGGGCCAAAAGATCTGGACCAGCCGCGCCCAGCTGGCGGCCCACGCGATCCTGCTGGCGCGAACCGGCGGCGGAGAGCGCCATCGCGGAATCACCTATTTCCTGCTGCCCATGGACGCCGCCGGCGTCGAAGTCCGTCCTCTGTCACACATGCTGGGCGAGGCCGAATTCAACGAAGTTTTCCTCGACGACGTGTTCGTCCCCGACGAGGGTGTCCTCGGGGAGGTCGACGACGGCTGGAAAGTCGCGATGGGCACCCTGGCCTTCGAGCGGGTAGCGATTGCCACCGGTCGGGTCAACACCACCGGCGCGGTCAACGACCTGATCGAGGAGATCGCCAACCGCACCACCGAGCAGGGCTCCCCGCTCGGCGCCGACCCGCTGGTGCGGCAACGGATCGCCGACCTCTACGGGCGGGCGCTGGTGCACTACCTGATCGGGCAGCGGGTGATCACCGGAGCGGCCGGGGACGGGCCGCCGGGTCCGGTGACCTCCATCGGCAAGCTGTTCTTCTGCCCGTTGGTCGAGGACATCGCAGATTTCGGGCTGGAGCTCGACGAGATGGGCGGCCAGTTCGCGCTCGCCGAAAAGGGTTCCGCCGACCCGTCGTCAGCCAATACCGCGCGGTGGCTGCGGTTGGCCTATCAGGCCCGCGGCACCGCCATCGCCGGTGGCTCGACGTTCATCCAGCGCAACATCGTCGCCGAGCGCATTCTCGGCATGCCGAAGAGCTGA
- a CDS encoding AMP-binding protein, translating into MTSYQWNPTNAYIEGANITRLARAHRLAGIDELRSRSVQDAAWYWDAVVTDLGLRFRSPYSRVLDLRNGIEHPDWFVDATLNIVDSCLLHWRDDAPHRVAVVHEDEAGQVRQLTFAQLADQVARAANGLRELGIGPGDAVAIYLPMIPEAVIACYAVAALGAVLVPLFSGFASAAIASRVEDAAAKAVIVADTTVRRGRALPLLPQVNDALAHCPSVQHVVVVPNGAEEPPKYVGAQMVLWSQLTHRDAALVPVDLDAMHPLLLAYTSGTTGKPKGAVHTHAGFLVKTASEVAYSFDVKPGGVFCWITDMGWIMGPLSIFGTHANGATLMLYEGSPDRPDNSRLWRLVERHQVTMLGVSPTLVRALRSADVSQMPDLSTVHVLGSTGEPWDPESYEWLARDVFDGRVPVINFSGGTEVGGSFLAPYPVEPIRSCSLGGPSLGMDVDVLDDNGRSVRGQVGELVCRQPWPSMTRGIWQDDHRYIQAYWSRFPSIWTHGDFAMVDDDGQWFILGRSDDVMNVAGKRLAPAEVESVMITHPRVAEAAAVGVPDSAKGEAVWAFWVSRYDDVDPETADQVGAELAALVARELGKPFKPSRVWQVSALPKTRSAKIMRRAIRAAALGTDPGDLSGAENPDAVSEIRRLVADQTTPLDVKAR; encoded by the coding sequence GTGACGAGTTATCAGTGGAATCCGACCAACGCCTACATCGAAGGTGCCAACATCACACGGCTAGCCCGCGCGCACCGCCTCGCCGGCATCGACGAACTGCGGTCGCGTTCGGTTCAGGACGCGGCGTGGTATTGGGATGCCGTCGTCACCGATCTAGGCCTGCGGTTCCGCTCCCCCTACAGCCGAGTGTTGGATCTGCGCAACGGAATTGAACATCCCGACTGGTTCGTCGACGCGACACTGAATATCGTCGACTCCTGTCTGTTGCATTGGCGCGACGATGCTCCTCACCGCGTCGCCGTCGTGCACGAAGACGAGGCCGGCCAGGTACGCCAACTCACGTTCGCTCAGCTGGCAGACCAGGTGGCACGCGCCGCAAATGGATTGCGCGAGCTGGGAATCGGCCCCGGCGACGCCGTCGCGATATATCTGCCCATGATCCCCGAGGCGGTCATCGCCTGTTATGCGGTGGCCGCCCTCGGCGCGGTGCTGGTCCCGCTGTTCTCCGGTTTCGCCTCCGCGGCGATCGCCTCGCGCGTCGAAGACGCCGCGGCCAAGGCGGTCATCGTGGCCGACACCACCGTGCGGCGCGGGCGCGCGTTGCCGCTCCTACCACAAGTTAACGATGCACTGGCCCACTGCCCGAGCGTGCAGCACGTGGTCGTAGTACCCAACGGGGCAGAGGAACCCCCCAAATACGTTGGCGCGCAGATGGTTTTGTGGTCACAGCTGACCCACCGCGACGCCGCGCTGGTGCCAGTGGACCTCGACGCCATGCACCCGCTGCTGCTCGCGTACACATCGGGCACCACCGGCAAGCCCAAGGGGGCCGTGCACACCCACGCCGGTTTCCTGGTGAAGACGGCCAGCGAGGTCGCCTACTCATTCGATGTCAAACCCGGCGGCGTGTTCTGCTGGATCACCGACATGGGCTGGATCATGGGGCCGCTGTCGATATTCGGCACCCACGCCAACGGCGCGACACTGATGTTGTACGAGGGATCACCAGACAGACCCGACAACTCTCGGCTGTGGCGGCTCGTAGAGCGCCACCAAGTCACCATGCTCGGCGTGTCCCCCACCCTGGTGCGTGCGCTGCGCTCAGCTGACGTTTCCCAGATGCCCGACCTGTCAACGGTGCATGTGCTGGGCTCGACCGGCGAACCATGGGACCCCGAGTCCTACGAGTGGCTGGCCCGCGACGTGTTCGACGGACGCGTACCCGTGATCAACTTCTCCGGCGGCACCGAGGTCGGCGGATCGTTTCTCGCGCCATACCCGGTCGAACCCATTCGCAGTTGCTCATTAGGCGGTCCATCGCTCGGCATGGACGTCGACGTCCTCGACGACAACGGCCGATCCGTCCGCGGGCAGGTCGGCGAGCTCGTGTGCCGGCAGCCGTGGCCGTCGATGACGCGTGGGATTTGGCAAGACGACCACCGCTATATTCAGGCGTACTGGTCACGGTTCCCGAGCATCTGGACGCATGGCGACTTCGCGATGGTCGACGATGACGGTCAATGGTTCATTCTCGGGCGTTCCGATGATGTCATGAACGTGGCCGGTAAGCGGCTGGCGCCCGCAGAAGTGGAATCGGTGATGATCACCCATCCGCGAGTCGCCGAGGCGGCCGCGGTCGGTGTGCCCGATTCCGCCAAAGGGGAAGCGGTGTGGGCATTTTGGGTCTCGAGATACGACGACGTCGATCCCGAGACGGCCGATCAGGTGGGTGCTGAGCTAGCCGCTTTGGTCGCGCGCGAGCTTGGGAAGCCGTTCAAGCCGTCGCGGGTGTGGCAAGTCAGCGCGCTGCCCAAGACGCGATCGGCCAAGATCATGCGCCGCGCCATACGAGCCGCCGCGCTCGGCACAGATCCTGGGGACCTCTCCGGCGCCGAGAACCCCGACGCCGTCAGCGAGATTCGCCGACTCGTCGCAGACCAGACGACACCCCTCGACGTCAAGGCCAGGTAG